The proteins below come from a single Necator americanus strain Aroian chromosome V, whole genome shotgun sequence genomic window:
- a CDS encoding hypothetical protein (NECATOR_CHRV.G17811.T3) yields MAAHNIAIDIEATERLDQHDYDLEMGSSRATLIQNFEEESRPSLSASIQKSLRPTLRKTRYYLSVLTAPFRFILAKFKLLFVIACYSVFGAWLFMTLEVPTDLAAKEEAYHARLIARDVMILNLRAIHQNNKEDREERWKDAILSFENDLGLEEPARDSAWTFWMAFLYAGTIYTTIGYGNIACVTTAGQVATMVYSMIGIPLMLLILNDLGSFLLLWVTRIACNSSDFLLFIGVRIGFIGIEEGSNKRSRYVFMSKKLSRIGIISAASESTIAINDDEEQEAIEEPEPDPPVFSAVFATVAWILLAAAVFCIWEDWTYFTSIYFFFISSSTIGLGDVTPAHPEYMIATFGVVIVGLSLVSVCIDVVREKLELMYMALLKKVLQDYMEAVKNGDPNAAAGMMSGFKGKAKFLLPLISKERGAKVMTRFKQDCTAKGIDPPAVLTHLDPSTGMPAFATASKENFSDYIEQAAERKADEEKKELQRLTQLLEQNMVKSGMDARSTNSLEAQKMLNSTDSYCQTTSVTLDPEMNSCETQTTTVSLLEQETEKISFGIQVISTTLEEETQTNLQTTTDGSAQTITDENTETNNREITAEGKCGLCGVSRLKPIVQSRGVQPEVTSLIMVENSEEEAINDRDISATSADSLNTTNGIGDCVISDIPPDNTTTQDIHLKSELRFMKCTAAQTEQLPASLAPVSTAEVSTQSAEIKTEERRSQTKLSSIDSHEIMSIRELRRRSKRPRETIISPLSLYSVRSSILSTGSEGTSATRADNQQNSPIPRNSSNDATQKSESVTEEVNFTLSLVNRPVDENGDDVRESFDELVEHSEGEDDVFLPDNEIEELEQFLVEESTQTDGSPCNEDKNHQTTPLDVGSSSSVRCQTSPVHLNDAVVWEVEDGECSQTEHWIVKPAASNSEAQTVSNTKNCMVQCDDEENDKNKMATCDPTSFTNVETQTSELVMISAEAQAETVRPAMESGGCQTDTFLPEAKPSYTRESIYVFTLWHTTTYVQCDDMKPECKSCKVQSDVSMFTVTNEERIELEAKHHIRFNIENGTSMEPKKCYSSGTQIDEIEVDSVYVQCTPTVSTSQTQHNSSCLTDEFVQTEMCMKNKKNQVYLAELDAERLSKMMDVGIQTGVLVRVEHLYAPEELETDEQDLFELSPSSLNNLEETGSATTRKRLLKRRASEYSSVSRPRLPPKDHQLPPVQRLHSTFAKIPSKSKNAPAHMSIRVSDLRSRFEQKNANAQPRTRSSSHESDRRSMV; encoded by the exons TCGCTACTACCTCAGCGTCTTGACTGCACCGTTTCGCTTTATCCTTGCAAAGTTTAAGCTACTGTTCGTCATTGCTTGCTACTCGGTGTTCGGTGCATGGCTATTTATGACACTTGAG GTACCCACGGACCTCGcagcaaaagaagaagcatATCATGCTCGTCTTATAGCCAGAGATGTCATGATCCTCAA TTTACGCGCTATTCATCAAAACAATAAAGAAGACAGAGAAGAACGTTGGAAGGATGCTATTCTCTCTTTCGAAAATGATCTTGGATTAGAGGAACCGGCCAGAGATAGCGCATGGACGTTTTGGATGGCATTCCTTTATGCTGGAACCATCTACACAACGATAG GTTACGGTAACATTGCGTGTGTCACTACCGCAGGCCAAGTTGCAACAATGGTATACTCCATGATTGGTATTCCACTAATGCTGCTTATTCTGAATGATCTTGGATCATTCTTGCTTCTTTGGGTAACACGTATCGCATGTAATTCCAGcgattttctcctcttcataG GTGTACGAATAGGTTTTATTGGGATTGAGGAAGGATCGAATAAACGCTCACGATACGTATTCATGAGCAAGAAACTTTCCAGAATCGGAATCATAAGCGCTGCATCCGAATCTACGATTGCAATA AATGATGACGAGGAGCAAGAAGCCATCGAGGAACCAGAACCCGATCCTCCTGTGTTCTCTGCAGTTTTCG CAACGGTTGCGTGGATTTTACTAGCTGCCGCAGTGTTTTGTATTTGGGAGGATTGGACTTACTTTACCAgtatctactttttctttatttcgagCAGCACCATAG GTCTTGGCGACGTGACACCGGCTCATCCTGAATACATGATAGCAACATTCGGAGTGGTGATCGTCGGTCTTTCGTTGGTGTCGGTCTGTATTGATGTCGTACGGGAAAAACTAGAACTCATGTACATGGCATTGTTGAAGAAAGTATTGCAa GACTATATGGAAGCAGTTAAAAACGGAGATCCAAATGCTGCTGCAGGAATGATGAGCGGATTTAAGGGAAAGGCGAAATTTCTTCTCCCTCTAATAAG CAAAGAACGAGGAGCGAAAGTCATGACACGTTTCAAGCAAGATTGCACTGCGAAG GGTATCGATCCACCTGCTGTACTGACACACCTGGATCCCAGTACGGGGATGCCAGCCTTTGCCACTGCAAGCAAAGAGAATTTCAGTGATTACATTGAACAA GCTGCAGAACGAAAAGCAGacgaggaaaagaaggaactgCAGAGACTGACTCAACTTCTTGAACAAAACATG GTTAAGTCAGGTATGGATGCCAGGAGTACGAATTCACTCGAAGCTCAAAAAATGCTGAATTCAACAGATTCATACTGTCAA ACAACATCCGTGACGTTGGATCCCGAGATGAATTCATGTGAGACACAGACCACTACAGTATCATTATTAGAGCAAGAG ACAGAGAAGATCTCATTTGGCATTCAAGTGATTTCAACAACCTTGGAAGAGGAAACACAAACAAACCTTCAAACCACAACAGATGGCAGCGCACAAACTATAACTGATGAAAATACGGAGACAAACAATAGG GAAATCACCGCGGAGGGAAAATGCGGTTTGTGTGGCGTCTCAAGGTTGAAACCAAT AGTTCAATCGAGAGGAGTCCAGCCAGAAGTTACAAGCTTAATTATGGTTGAAAACAGTGAAGAGGAAGCGATCAATGATCGTGATATCTCAGCTACATCTGCAGATTCACTGAATACTACGAATGGAATTGGTGACTGTGTAATTTCTGACATACCACCGGACAATACCACAACGCAGGACATACACTTGAAGAGCGAGCTACGATTTATGAAATGCACTGCTGCGCAA ACTGAGCAGCTCCCCGCCTCCCTTGCTCCAGTCAGCACTGCAGAG GTATCAACACAGTCGGCCGAGATAAAGACGGAAGAGCGAAGGAGTCAAACGAAACTGTCCAG CATAGATTCGCACGAAATAATGTCCATAAGAGAATTACGAAGGCGGTCCAAGCGTCCACGGGAAACTATTATCTCCCCGCTATCACTATATTCTGTGCGCTCTTCTATTCTGTCTACAGGTTCTGAAGGAACGTCAGCCACTCGTGCTG ATAACCAGCAAAATTCCCCGATTCCACGTAATTCCTCTAATGATGCCACACAGAAATCCGAGTCGGTTACTGAAGAA GTGAACTTCACTTTATCGCTCGTAAATAGACCGGTGGATGAGAATGGAGATGACGTGAGAgaatcgttcgacgaacttgTAGAGCACAGTGAAGGAGAGGACGACGTATTCCTCCCTGATAATGAAATAGAAGAGCTAGAACAGTTTTTGGTAGAAGAGAGCACTCAAACCGATGGTTCCCCGTGTAACGAGGACAAGAAT CATCAAACCACGCCGCTGGATGTTGGCTCTTCTAGCAGCGTTCGCTGTCAAACATCTCCAGTGCATCTTAATGATGCAGTTGTTTGGGAAGTAGAGGACGGAGAATGTTCTCAAACAGAACACTGGATTGTGAAGCCTGCAGCATCTAACTCCGAAGCACAGACAGTTTCCAACACG AAGAACTGCATGGTGCAGTGTGATGATgaggaaaatgataaaaacaaGATGGCTACCTGTGATCCAACCTCTTTCACAAACGTCGAAACACAGACCAGCGAGCTGGTTATGATATCTGCAGAGGCTCAG GCCGAAACTGTGCGTCCAGCAATGGAAAGCGGAGGATGTCAGACTGATACGTTCTTACCAGag GCCAAACCGTCATATACCCGCGAATCCATCTACGTTTTCACGTTGTGG CACACAACAACGTATGTTCAGTGCGACGATATGAAGCCGGAATGCAAGTCTTGCAAAGTCCAGTCCGATGTCAGCATGTTTACCGTAACAAATGAG GAGCGGATTGAATTAGAGGCCAAACATCACATTCGCTTTAATATTGAGAATGGGACTTCAATGGAACCGAAAAAGTGCTACTCTTCAGGAACTCAG attGATGAAATTGAAGTTGACTCCGTCTATGTGCAGTGTACGCCAACAGTTAGCACTTCACAGACACAACACAATAGCTCTTGCTTGACAGATGAATTTGTCCAAACTGAAATgtgtatgaaaaataaaaagaatcag GTGTACTTAGCAGAATTGGACGCAGAACGATTGTCAAAAATGATGGATGTCGGAATACAAACTGGCGTACTTGTTCGAGTAGAGCACTTGTACGCACCCGAAGAACTGGAAACAGATGAGCAG GATTTATTCGAGCTGTCACCAAGTAGTTTGAacaatttggaagaaactgGAAGTGCTACTACCAGAAAAAG GTTGCTGAAGCGTCGAGCTAGTGAGTACTCAAGCGTGTCAAGACCTAGACTGCCGCCGAAGGATCACCAACTACCTCCAGTACAGAGACTACATAGCACTTTTGCTAA GATTCCTTCGAAATCGAAAAATGCTCCTGCACATATGAGTATTAGG GTCTCTGATCTGCGCAGTCGATTTGAGCAGAAGAATGCGAACGCCCAACCTCGCACTCGATCCTCGTCACATGAAAGCGATAGACGTTCGATGGTTT
- a CDS encoding hypothetical protein (NECATOR_CHRV.G17811.T1): MKCARTSVVDSALKSASHLGPHCCFRFSMAAHNIAIDIEATERLDQHDYDLEMGSSRATLIQNFEEESRPSLSASIQKSLRPTLRKTRYYLSVLTAPFRFILAKFKLLFVIACYSVFGAWLFMTLEVPTDLAAKEEAYHARLIARDVMILNLRAIHQNNKEDREERWKDAILSFENDLGLEEPARDSAWTFWMAFLYAGTIYTTIGYGNIACVTTAGQVATMVYSMIGIPLMLLILNDLGSFLLLWVTRIACNSSDFLLFIGVRIGFIGIEEGSNKRSRYVFMSKKLSRIGIISAASESTIAINDDEEQEAIEEPEPDPPVFSAVFATVAWILLAAAVFCIWEDWTYFTSIYFFFISSSTIGLGDVTPAHPEYMIATFGVVIVGLSLVSVCIDVVREKLELMYMALLKKVLQDYMEAVKNGDPNAAAGMMSGFKGKAKFLLPLISKERGAKVMTRFKQDCTAKGIDPPAVLTHLDPSTGMPAFATASKENFSDYIEQAAERKADEEKKELQRLTQLLEQNMVKSGMDARSTNSLEAQKMLNSTDSYCQTTSVTLDPEMNSCETQTTTVSLLEQETEKISFGIQVISTTLEEETQTNLQTTTDGSAQTITDENTETNNREITAEGKCGLCGVSRLKPIVQSRGVQPEVTSLIMVENSEEEAINDRDISATSADSLNTTNGIGDCVISDIPPDNTTTQDIHLKSELRFMKCTAAQTEQLPASLAPVSTAEVSTQSAEIKTEERRSQTKLSSIDSHEIMSIRELRRRSKRPRETIISPLSLYSVRSSILSTGSEGTSATRADNQQNSPIPRNSSNDATQKSESVTEEVNFTLSLVNRPVDENGDDVRESFDELVEHSEGEDDVFLPDNEIEELEQFLVEESTQTDGSPCNEDKNHQTTPLDVGSSSSVRCQTSPVHLNDAVVWEVEDGECSQTEHWIVKPAASNSEAQTVSNTKNCMVQCDDEENDKNKMATCDPTSFTNVETQTSELVMISAEAQAETVRPAMESGGCQTDTFLPEHTTTYVQCDDMKPECKSCKVQSDVSMFTVTNEERIELEAKHHIRFNIENGTSMEPKKCYSSGTQIDEIEVDSVYVQCTPTVSTSQTQHNSSCLTDEFVQTEMCMKNKKNQECEVSVETRDVFAQGSPDCKEESVQAVTDITDTIMDTSELGGTDNTVVQTPAALWSDFDRTTFMDFYQDVSQQTSPRMMNDNETQFTLDFVSRETQTLDLKDVSDKCCGASVDKEDNGAQAAVELHEVASGQPDSESWIKVYLAELDAERLSKMMDVGIQTGVLVRVEHLYAPEELETDEQDLFELSPSSLNNLEETGSATTRKRLLKRRASEYSSVSRPRLPPKDHQLPPVQRLHSTFAKIPSKSKNAPAHMSIRVSDLRSRFEQKNANAQPRTRSSSHESDRRSMV; encoded by the exons TCGCTACTACCTCAGCGTCTTGACTGCACCGTTTCGCTTTATCCTTGCAAAGTTTAAGCTACTGTTCGTCATTGCTTGCTACTCGGTGTTCGGTGCATGGCTATTTATGACACTTGAG GTACCCACGGACCTCGcagcaaaagaagaagcatATCATGCTCGTCTTATAGCCAGAGATGTCATGATCCTCAA TTTACGCGCTATTCATCAAAACAATAAAGAAGACAGAGAAGAACGTTGGAAGGATGCTATTCTCTCTTTCGAAAATGATCTTGGATTAGAGGAACCGGCCAGAGATAGCGCATGGACGTTTTGGATGGCATTCCTTTATGCTGGAACCATCTACACAACGATAG GTTACGGTAACATTGCGTGTGTCACTACCGCAGGCCAAGTTGCAACAATGGTATACTCCATGATTGGTATTCCACTAATGCTGCTTATTCTGAATGATCTTGGATCATTCTTGCTTCTTTGGGTAACACGTATCGCATGTAATTCCAGcgattttctcctcttcataG GTGTACGAATAGGTTTTATTGGGATTGAGGAAGGATCGAATAAACGCTCACGATACGTATTCATGAGCAAGAAACTTTCCAGAATCGGAATCATAAGCGCTGCATCCGAATCTACGATTGCAATA AATGATGACGAGGAGCAAGAAGCCATCGAGGAACCAGAACCCGATCCTCCTGTGTTCTCTGCAGTTTTCG CAACGGTTGCGTGGATTTTACTAGCTGCCGCAGTGTTTTGTATTTGGGAGGATTGGACTTACTTTACCAgtatctactttttctttatttcgagCAGCACCATAG GTCTTGGCGACGTGACACCGGCTCATCCTGAATACATGATAGCAACATTCGGAGTGGTGATCGTCGGTCTTTCGTTGGTGTCGGTCTGTATTGATGTCGTACGGGAAAAACTAGAACTCATGTACATGGCATTGTTGAAGAAAGTATTGCAa GACTATATGGAAGCAGTTAAAAACGGAGATCCAAATGCTGCTGCAGGAATGATGAGCGGATTTAAGGGAAAGGCGAAATTTCTTCTCCCTCTAATAAG CAAAGAACGAGGAGCGAAAGTCATGACACGTTTCAAGCAAGATTGCACTGCGAAG GGTATCGATCCACCTGCTGTACTGACACACCTGGATCCCAGTACGGGGATGCCAGCCTTTGCCACTGCAAGCAAAGAGAATTTCAGTGATTACATTGAACAA GCTGCAGAACGAAAAGCAGacgaggaaaagaaggaactgCAGAGACTGACTCAACTTCTTGAACAAAACATG GTTAAGTCAGGTATGGATGCCAGGAGTACGAATTCACTCGAAGCTCAAAAAATGCTGAATTCAACAGATTCATACTGTCAA ACAACATCCGTGACGTTGGATCCCGAGATGAATTCATGTGAGACACAGACCACTACAGTATCATTATTAGAGCAAGAG ACAGAGAAGATCTCATTTGGCATTCAAGTGATTTCAACAACCTTGGAAGAGGAAACACAAACAAACCTTCAAACCACAACAGATGGCAGCGCACAAACTATAACTGATGAAAATACGGAGACAAACAATAGG GAAATCACCGCGGAGGGAAAATGCGGTTTGTGTGGCGTCTCAAGGTTGAAACCAAT AGTTCAATCGAGAGGAGTCCAGCCAGAAGTTACAAGCTTAATTATGGTTGAAAACAGTGAAGAGGAAGCGATCAATGATCGTGATATCTCAGCTACATCTGCAGATTCACTGAATACTACGAATGGAATTGGTGACTGTGTAATTTCTGACATACCACCGGACAATACCACAACGCAGGACATACACTTGAAGAGCGAGCTACGATTTATGAAATGCACTGCTGCGCAA ACTGAGCAGCTCCCCGCCTCCCTTGCTCCAGTCAGCACTGCAGAG GTATCAACACAGTCGGCCGAGATAAAGACGGAAGAGCGAAGGAGTCAAACGAAACTGTCCAG CATAGATTCGCACGAAATAATGTCCATAAGAGAATTACGAAGGCGGTCCAAGCGTCCACGGGAAACTATTATCTCCCCGCTATCACTATATTCTGTGCGCTCTTCTATTCTGTCTACAGGTTCTGAAGGAACGTCAGCCACTCGTGCTG ATAACCAGCAAAATTCCCCGATTCCACGTAATTCCTCTAATGATGCCACACAGAAATCCGAGTCGGTTACTGAAGAA GTGAACTTCACTTTATCGCTCGTAAATAGACCGGTGGATGAGAATGGAGATGACGTGAGAgaatcgttcgacgaacttgTAGAGCACAGTGAAGGAGAGGACGACGTATTCCTCCCTGATAATGAAATAGAAGAGCTAGAACAGTTTTTGGTAGAAGAGAGCACTCAAACCGATGGTTCCCCGTGTAACGAGGACAAGAAT CATCAAACCACGCCGCTGGATGTTGGCTCTTCTAGCAGCGTTCGCTGTCAAACATCTCCAGTGCATCTTAATGATGCAGTTGTTTGGGAAGTAGAGGACGGAGAATGTTCTCAAACAGAACACTGGATTGTGAAGCCTGCAGCATCTAACTCCGAAGCACAGACAGTTTCCAACACG AAGAACTGCATGGTGCAGTGTGATGATgaggaaaatgataaaaacaaGATGGCTACCTGTGATCCAACCTCTTTCACAAACGTCGAAACACAGACCAGCGAGCTGGTTATGATATCTGCAGAGGCTCAG GCCGAAACTGTGCGTCCAGCAATGGAAAGCGGAGGATGTCAGACTGATACGTTCTTACCAGag CACACAACAACGTATGTTCAGTGCGACGATATGAAGCCGGAATGCAAGTCTTGCAAAGTCCAGTCCGATGTCAGCATGTTTACCGTAACAAATGAG GAGCGGATTGAATTAGAGGCCAAACATCACATTCGCTTTAATATTGAGAATGGGACTTCAATGGAACCGAAAAAGTGCTACTCTTCAGGAACTCAG attGATGAAATTGAAGTTGACTCCGTCTATGTGCAGTGTACGCCAACAGTTAGCACTTCACAGACACAACACAATAGCTCTTGCTTGACAGATGAATTTGTCCAAACTGAAATgtgtatgaaaaataaaaagaatcag GAATGTGAAGTCTCGGTGGAAACCAGGGATGTGTTTGCACAAGGGTCACCGGATTGTAAGGAAGAGAGTGTCCAAGCAGTTACGGATATCACTGATACCATCATGGATACCTCAGAACTTGGTGGCACAGACAACACTGTCGTACAGACGCCGGCTGCTCTTTGGAGTGACTTTGACAGAACGACATTCATGGATTTTTATCAAGATGTTTCACAACAAACCTCTCCAAGAATGATGAATGATAATGAAACTCAATTCACGTTAGACTTCGTTTCACGAGAAACGCAAACATTAGATCTCAAAGATGTGAGTGATAAATGTTGTGGAGCAAGCGTAGATAAGGAGGACAACGGAGCGCAAGCTGCTGTCGAGTTACATGAAGTTGCTAGTGGACAACCGGATAGTGAAAGTTGGATAAAG GTGTACTTAGCAGAATTGGACGCAGAACGATTGTCAAAAATGATGGATGTCGGAATACAAACTGGCGTACTTGTTCGAGTAGAGCACTTGTACGCACCCGAAGAACTGGAAACAGATGAGCAG GATTTATTCGAGCTGTCACCAAGTAGTTTGAacaatttggaagaaactgGAAGTGCTACTACCAGAAAAAG GTTGCTGAAGCGTCGAGCTAGTGAGTACTCAAGCGTGTCAAGACCTAGACTGCCGCCGAAGGATCACCAACTACCTCCAGTACAGAGACTACATAGCACTTTTGCTAA GATTCCTTCGAAATCGAAAAATGCTCCTGCACATATGAGTATTAGG GTCTCTGATCTGCGCAGTCGATTTGAGCAGAAGAATGCGAACGCCCAACCTCGCACTCGATCCTCGTCACATGAAAGCGATAGACGTTCGATGGTTT